One window of Gilliamella sp. B3022 genomic DNA carries:
- a CDS encoding phage tail termination protein produces the protein MYKRVAEYLKNAGLLGGFEVQYLKWRDTKNKSSKFIVFRPNGGSILKTDLGNEYYTLIDLIGAVNDIETIDNDTSIIADYIKNNPYTNSTGLIQIVGAIPSPVATEEDRLVYRLMVSCRFG, from the coding sequence ATGTACAAGCGAGTAGCTGAATATCTCAAAAATGCCGGATTATTAGGTGGCTTTGAGGTTCAGTATCTAAAATGGCGTGATACGAAAAATAAAAGCAGCAAGTTCATTGTATTTCGACCCAATGGCGGTTCAATACTTAAAACCGATTTAGGTAATGAGTATTACACGTTAATAGATTTAATCGGCGCAGTAAATGACATTGAAACAATAGATAATGACACATCGATAATAGCTGATTACATCAAAAACAATCCTTACACCAATAGCACAGGGCTTATTCAGATAGTAGGAGCAATCCCCTCACCGGTGGCAACTGAAGAGGACAGGCTTGTTTATCGATTAATGGTTTCATGCAGATTTGGTTAG
- a CDS encoding HK97 gp10 family phage protein, whose product MGIKVSGVRDCINRLNTIVGDVQARKSVRAIQSALLIGGTRAALYTPIDTSTLLNSQYREMFINGNRLTGRVGYSANYAAYVHDPNRSMKFKRSTAKKEFLYKGFEDEKATIDQAVRREMKL is encoded by the coding sequence ATGGGCATTAAGGTTAGTGGTGTTAGAGATTGTATAAATCGATTAAATACCATAGTTGGTGATGTTCAAGCTAGAAAATCAGTAAGAGCCATACAGTCTGCCTTATTGATCGGTGGTACCCGTGCTGCATTATATACGCCGATTGATACCTCAACACTACTCAATAGCCAATATCGTGAAATGTTCATAAATGGTAATCGCTTAACGGGTCGCGTTGGTTATTCGGCTAATTATGCAGCATATGTTCATGATCCGAATCGCTCAATGAAATTTAAGCGATCAACTGCTAAAAAAGAATTCTTGTATAAAGGGTTTGAGGATGAAAAGGCAACTATCGACCAAGCTGTCCGCAGGGAGATGAAATTGTGA
- a CDS encoding DUF7370 family protein, whose amino-acid sequence MSQLIDKSEAKSFISELGFSIPDSVLELLIEQVGKHDACLSQYGNVTAKLLSLYAVARLASLSGARKISSQGSPSGASRSFTYDNNGTDYLLTQIRAWDKNNCLSDLPLDSGRVGFFAVVGGCNE is encoded by the coding sequence ATGTCTCAACTTATAGATAAATCAGAAGCAAAATCCTTTATCTCTGAGTTGGGCTTTTCTATTCCTGATTCAGTATTAGAACTATTAATTGAACAAGTTGGCAAACATGATGCTTGCTTATCTCAATACGGTAATGTCACGGCAAAGCTATTGTCGTTATATGCTGTTGCTAGATTGGCTTCATTGTCTGGTGCAAGGAAAATATCATCGCAGGGTTCGCCAAGTGGCGCTAGTCGTTCATTTACATACGATAACAATGGCACGGACTATTTACTAACTCAGATTCGGGCATGGGATAAAAATAATTGCCTGTCGGATTTACCGTTAGATAGTGGACGCGTGGGCTTCTTTGCAGTTGTTGGAGGTTGTAATGAGTAG
- a CDS encoding major capsid protein, whose translation MFYFSKKEAEKRGFVDSQNAQFAALAEARRAGMQSVADFINQSRGNNNANDYLNVTNAIDDIRRLYKAQDAVVLKEFEPNTEFTVLNDLMGFSRSVRIDESVYEYAKTGGGGSAHTSMSGQVGALLNATIYAFDGTIVPIHDTGFKFPWRDPIFGKGSALQSLADAQENSVKIVRRKYVDYIFDGFKDEDGNFIVFDKKTWKGFKYDERVQQVTLAFDFANSKDPAKIRAEAIKLRDALKVSNKQYAKQTWYVSAEIMSNWEQYFDSNQIRTVLEEIKKLSGIEDIKEDSKLTGNQILIIPLGAGIIAPIVGQAFGTVADPRLYYNSDYVWRTWGAAGIMVKTDINGNHSVIFASS comes from the coding sequence ATGTTTTATTTTTCTAAAAAAGAAGCTGAAAAACGGGGTTTTGTAGATTCTCAAAATGCTCAATTTGCAGCATTAGCCGAAGCAAGGCGGGCGGGGATGCAATCGGTTGCCGACTTTATCAATCAAAGCCGAGGTAATAATAACGCTAATGATTACCTGAATGTAACTAATGCAATTGATGATATTAGACGCCTATATAAAGCTCAAGACGCTGTTGTGTTAAAGGAGTTTGAGCCAAACACTGAATTTACCGTGTTGAATGATTTAATGGGCTTCTCTCGTTCTGTTCGTATTGATGAATCTGTCTATGAATATGCTAAAACAGGCGGTGGCGGTAGTGCGCATACTTCTATGTCAGGTCAAGTCGGTGCGTTATTAAATGCAACTATCTATGCTTTCGATGGAACTATTGTTCCAATTCATGATACAGGTTTCAAATTCCCATGGCGTGACCCTATTTTTGGTAAAGGCTCAGCATTGCAATCCTTAGCGGATGCGCAAGAAAACTCAGTAAAAATTGTTCGTCGTAAATATGTTGATTATATCTTTGACGGTTTTAAAGATGAAGATGGTAATTTTATCGTGTTTGATAAAAAAACTTGGAAAGGTTTTAAATACGATGAACGAGTTCAACAAGTTACCTTAGCTTTTGATTTCGCCAATAGCAAAGACCCAGCCAAAATTCGTGCTGAAGCCATCAAACTTCGCGATGCTTTAAAGGTTTCTAATAAGCAATACGCTAAACAAACTTGGTACGTTTCTGCGGAGATCATGTCGAATTGGGAGCAATACTTTGACAGCAACCAAATTCGCACCGTTTTAGAAGAAATTAAAAAACTTTCAGGCATCGAAGATATCAAAGAAGATAGCAAGTTAACAGGTAATCAAATTCTTATTATTCCTTTAGGAGCTGGCATTATTGCTCCAATTGTTGGGCAAGCGTTTGGTACTGTTGCCGATCCTCGACTTTATTATAACTCTGACTATGTTTGGCGCACATGGGGTGCTGCTGGAATAATGGTTAAAACCGATATTAACGGCAATCATTCTGTTATTTTCGCATCAAGTTAA
- a CDS encoding TonB-dependent receptor domain-containing protein yields the protein MNTKFKLAIHVINTGLLLSLSDIAMAVSNKDTDTMVVTASGFSQQIKEAPATISVITPEEISKKPYRDVTDALKDIPGVTITGGGDSTDISIRGMDAKYTLLLIDGKKVSTRETRPNSDNSGFEQGWLPPLTAIERIEVVRGPMSSLYGSDAMGGVINIITKKVSKEWHNGLRIESIIPYRADEKNTYTGSFSTMGPIIDDILGIQLYGQYSKRHEDEFLNGHSEQKLRSINGKLSLNASDSQKFDLDFGRTLQNSNASAGKTRPISRGNFDRDNRRNSFALTHNGLFGDVSTTSFIAHEGNNNPERKMKIRNTDVDSRMTIPFSINMLTIGGTYTYQELHDNGNQLKKTLTKIDRWNYALFAEDELRILDNWNLTLGLRYNKDENYGHNWNPRVYSVWNIDDNFTIKGGYSTGFAPPQLRQVVSDWGQVTGGSGTGNKGMIMGNPDLKPEKTNEFEMGIGYTNEYGIDASATAFYTKYKDKIQSYYICRGTAGSKNCQIPGYKEKFDFVQGRENVDKADLKGLEFSFKTPLFTNFLLSSNYSWIKTEQKTGKNKGKPLNRTPKQKFNTQIDWNITQHWDLWTKVAYYGAENTTDRSGKKIEYPGYTFWDVGASFQINKNTKVYGGVYNLFDKDVSNDDFGKSLEGRRYFVGTEINF from the coding sequence ATGAATACTAAATTCAAATTGGCAATACATGTCATTAACACCGGTCTTTTATTGTCATTGTCAGACATAGCTATGGCAGTAAGCAATAAAGACACTGATACCATGGTGGTGACAGCATCAGGATTTTCACAACAAATCAAAGAAGCACCAGCAACAATCTCAGTAATCACGCCAGAAGAAATTAGCAAAAAACCTTATCGTGATGTGACTGATGCACTTAAAGATATTCCTGGTGTTACAATTACTGGTGGCGGTGATTCGACCGATATTAGTATTCGAGGTATGGATGCCAAGTACACTTTATTATTAATTGATGGTAAGAAAGTTAGCACTCGTGAAACAAGACCCAATAGTGATAATTCAGGTTTTGAACAAGGTTGGTTACCTCCTTTAACCGCTATAGAGCGTATTGAAGTTGTAAGGGGACCAATGTCATCATTATATGGTTCGGATGCTATGGGTGGAGTAATTAACATTATTACAAAGAAAGTCTCAAAAGAATGGCATAATGGTTTACGAATTGAATCAATAATTCCTTACCGTGCAGATGAAAAAAATACCTATACTGGAAGTTTTTCCACCATGGGACCTATTATAGATGATATTTTGGGTATACAATTATATGGTCAATATAGCAAACGTCATGAAGATGAATTTTTAAATGGTCATTCAGAACAAAAACTACGAAGTATAAATGGGAAATTATCGCTTAATGCTTCTGACTCACAAAAATTTGATTTAGATTTTGGTCGTACCCTACAAAATAGTAATGCATCAGCAGGAAAAACAAGACCTATTAGTCGTGGTAATTTCGATCGAGATAATCGTCGAAACTCTTTTGCTTTAACTCATAATGGTCTATTTGGTGATGTATCTACGACATCTTTTATTGCTCATGAAGGGAATAATAACCCAGAAAGAAAAATGAAAATTCGTAATACTGATGTTGACTCACGTATGACAATCCCATTTTCAATCAATATGTTAACCATTGGCGGTACATATACTTATCAAGAGCTTCATGATAATGGCAATCAGTTAAAGAAAACTTTAACAAAAATCGATCGTTGGAATTATGCCTTGTTTGCTGAGGATGAGTTACGTATTTTAGACAATTGGAATTTAACATTGGGCCTTCGCTATAATAAAGATGAAAACTATGGTCATAACTGGAATCCAAGGGTTTATAGTGTCTGGAATATTGATGATAACTTTACTATAAAAGGTGGCTATTCAACAGGATTTGCACCACCTCAACTGCGTCAAGTTGTCTCAGACTGGGGACAAGTTACCGGAGGTTCAGGAACAGGTAATAAAGGGATGATAATGGGTAATCCAGATCTGAAACCTGAAAAAACGAATGAATTCGAAATGGGTATTGGTTATACCAATGAATACGGTATTGATGCCTCTGCAACAGCCTTCTATACCAAATATAAAGATAAAATCCAATCCTATTATATTTGCCGTGGTACAGCTGGTTCAAAAAATTGTCAAATTCCTGGATATAAAGAAAAATTCGATTTTGTACAAGGACGAGAAAATGTCGATAAGGCCGATCTTAAAGGTCTTGAATTTTCATTTAAAACACCATTGTTTACTAATTTCTTATTAAGTTCCAATTACTCTTGGATCAAAACTGAACAAAAAACCGGTAAAAATAAGGGTAAACCTTTGAACCGTACACCTAAACAAAAATTTAATACTCAGATTGATTGGAACATAACACAACATTGGGATTTATGGACTAAGGTTGCATATTATGGAGCAGAAAATACAACGGATCGAAGTGGCAAGAAAATTGAATATCCAGGTTATACTTTCTGGGATGTAGGTGCATCTTTTCAAATAAATAAGAATACTAAGGTTTATGGTGGTGTTTATAACTTATTTGACAAAGATGTTTCTAACGATGACTTTGGTAAATCTCTAGAAGGTCGACGTTACTTCGTGGGTACCGAGATTAATTTCTAA
- a CDS encoding siderophore ABC transporter substrate-binding protein: MNTKKKLLLSTLAALVLGLTGCQSSMTVTTDNNQTVVVPKSPSKVVVMNYGALDTLDALGQGSIVVGAPLSVLPSYLEQYKNANIADTGNMKEPSIDAIKQAKPQLIIIDGRQASRTKELSKIAPVINLSVDAKNYLESTKNHINVLAEITDTKQNASNLIQALNIKITNAQSVAQSNPKKAIVAIHNDGKMILINASSSAALIHDVLKVKRAVPFFIQSMNAGDKPKPIFIDNNYVSTIKPDIIYVVDRSKAIGQTAMKDDFFDAKVLATSKTEVVYLTPDLWYLSGGGAESLNRQIDEVINGLN; this comes from the coding sequence ATGAATACCAAGAAAAAATTATTATTGAGCACATTAGCTGCACTTGTCTTAGGATTAACGGGTTGCCAATCTTCAATGACGGTAACTACAGATAATAATCAAACTGTTGTAGTACCTAAGTCGCCCAGTAAAGTTGTCGTAATGAACTATGGTGCGCTAGACACTTTAGATGCTTTAGGTCAAGGTTCAATTGTTGTAGGAGCCCCTCTCTCTGTTTTACCTTCTTATCTTGAGCAGTATAAAAATGCAAACATTGCTGACACAGGTAATATGAAAGAACCAAGTATAGATGCAATTAAACAAGCTAAACCACAACTGATTATTATAGATGGTCGTCAAGCTAGTCGAACTAAAGAATTATCAAAAATTGCCCCTGTAATTAATTTAAGTGTAGATGCAAAAAACTACCTTGAATCAACCAAAAATCACATTAATGTATTAGCTGAGATTACCGACACCAAACAAAACGCCAGTAATCTAATTCAAGCTCTTAATATAAAAATAACCAACGCTCAATCTGTTGCTCAATCAAATCCCAAAAAAGCAATTGTTGCAATCCATAACGATGGTAAAATGATTTTGATTAATGCAAGTTCAAGTGCAGCATTAATTCATGATGTTTTAAAAGTAAAACGCGCTGTTCCATTTTTTATTCAATCAATGAATGCTGGTGATAAACCAAAACCAATTTTTATTGATAATAATTACGTTAGTACTATTAAACCCGATATTATTTATGTCGTTGACCGTAGCAAAGCAATTGGTCAGACAGCGATGAAAGATGATTTCTTTGATGCAAAAGTATTAGCTACAAGCAAAACTGAAGTGGTTTATCTTACACCAGATCTTTGGTATTTATCTGGTGGCGGTGCGGAAAGTTTAAATCGCCAAATTGATGAAGTAATTAACGGTCTAAATTAA
- the rimO gene encoding 30S ribosomal protein S12 methylthiotransferase RimO, with protein MNISSPTIGFVSLGCPKNLVDSERILTELRTQGYQVVSTYENADLVIVNTCGFIDSAVQESLEAIGEALDENGKVIVTGCLGAKEDQIRSVHPKVLEISGPHSYETVLDHVNKYAPKPEYNPFTSLVPEQGVKLTPKHYAYLKISEGCNHSCTFCIIPSLRGEMVSRPIGNVLDEAKRLVDSGVKELLVIAQDTSAYGIDIKNRTSFWNGTPLKTNIQTLCEQLSSLGIWVRLHYMYPYPSVDDLIPLMAEGKILPYLDVPLQHASPTILKSMKRPGTIERTLERIHHWREICPEITLRSTFIVGYPGETEQDFELLLDFLEKAQLDRVGCFPYSPVEGAVANELANQIPDEIKQQRFDRFMQLQQKISTQKLQAKIGKTLAVIIDEVDEEGAIGRSMADAPEIDGVVYLNEEKDVKVGDIVQVIIEHSDEYDLWGTVKR; from the coding sequence ATGAATATATCATCACCAACAATTGGATTTGTGAGCCTCGGTTGTCCTAAAAATTTGGTTGACTCAGAGCGAATATTAACAGAATTACGTACCCAAGGTTATCAAGTGGTTTCTACTTATGAAAATGCTGATCTGGTGATTGTTAACACCTGCGGATTTATTGACAGCGCAGTTCAAGAATCGCTTGAAGCTATTGGTGAGGCGCTGGATGAAAACGGTAAAGTGATTGTTACCGGTTGCCTTGGAGCTAAAGAAGATCAGATCCGAAGCGTACACCCAAAAGTACTTGAAATTTCTGGTCCCCATAGCTACGAAACAGTGCTTGACCATGTCAATAAATATGCCCCAAAACCCGAATATAACCCATTCACCAGCTTAGTTCCTGAGCAAGGCGTTAAATTAACACCTAAACATTATGCTTATTTAAAAATTTCAGAAGGTTGTAACCATAGCTGTACATTTTGCATTATCCCTTCTTTACGAGGAGAGATGGTCAGTCGCCCTATCGGAAATGTACTTGATGAAGCAAAACGATTAGTTGATAGCGGAGTAAAAGAACTTTTAGTTATCGCACAAGATACCTCGGCTTATGGAATTGATATCAAAAATCGTACCAGCTTTTGGAATGGTACGCCTTTAAAAACCAATATTCAAACACTCTGTGAACAATTATCAAGCCTTGGTATATGGGTAAGATTACATTATATGTATCCATATCCAAGTGTAGATGATTTGATTCCTTTAATGGCAGAAGGAAAAATCTTACCTTATTTAGATGTCCCTTTACAGCATGCCAGTCCAACGATTTTAAAATCAATGAAACGACCTGGAACAATTGAAAGAACACTTGAACGAATTCATCACTGGCGTGAAATTTGTCCAGAAATTACTCTTCGTTCAACCTTTATTGTTGGTTATCCTGGTGAGACTGAACAAGATTTTGAATTGTTGCTCGACTTTTTAGAAAAAGCGCAATTAGATCGAGTTGGTTGTTTTCCTTACAGCCCCGTTGAAGGTGCAGTAGCAAATGAATTAGCTAATCAAATTCCAGACGAAATCAAGCAACAACGATTTGATCGATTTATGCAGTTACAGCAAAAAATATCTACGCAAAAATTACAGGCTAAAATAGGTAAAACCTTAGCAGTGATTATTGATGAAGTCGATGAAGAAGGCGCAATAGGTCGAAGTATGGCGGATGCACCTGAAATTGATGGTGTTGTTTATTTAAATGAGGAAAAAGATGTCAAAGTAGGTGATATTGTTCAAGTCATCATTGAGCACTCTGATGAATATGATTTGTGGGGAACGGTTAAACGGTAA
- a CDS encoding MATE family efflux transporter, whose protein sequence is MKQHYKHEIKNLGKLAVPVLIAQVSQTAITFVDTIMAGHYSKTALSGVAIAVSIWLPTVLFGQGLLTVLTPIIANLNGAAKRNQVANHTRQGVVIALFLSVLIMLILYHSDQIIGLRSSVDHPIDPEMMDVAVKFLRAIMWGVPAFLLFLVYRNQCEGLSNTKPAMVIIFIALLANIPINYVLIYGKLGLPAFGGVGCGITAAIIFWLMFGLIRLYTLTTSSQRDIRKTELTKLVDFKVIKNIVMLGIPLALAYFFEMSLFAVVALLIAPLGQITVAAHQIIFTISSLTFAIPLSLGVASSIRVGYLLGNIKPSLAKQTAYISLAISLIIAVVVALVLVVFRTPIIHIFTEEVDVITICLQLIILLAIYQASDYLQVVASNVLRGYKDTKSIFFITLISYWGVGLPVGYILGLTDLIVQPIGAAGFWIGIILGLAVAAFLLIARMIYIQKQPTNIILEQASR, encoded by the coding sequence ATGAAACAACATTATAAACATGAAATAAAAAATCTTGGTAAATTAGCTGTACCAGTACTTATTGCACAAGTATCACAAACAGCCATCACATTCGTTGATACCATTATGGCAGGACATTATAGTAAAACAGCCTTGTCAGGTGTAGCCATAGCAGTATCAATATGGTTACCAACAGTCTTGTTTGGGCAAGGTCTGTTAACTGTTTTAACCCCAATCATTGCAAATTTAAATGGTGCAGCTAAACGAAACCAAGTTGCAAATCACACACGCCAAGGTGTTGTGATCGCCCTATTTTTATCTGTGTTAATAATGTTGATTTTATATCATTCAGACCAAATAATTGGTCTACGAAGTTCAGTTGATCATCCTATTGATCCCGAAATGATGGACGTAGCCGTTAAATTTTTACGAGCAATTATGTGGGGAGTACCAGCATTTTTATTATTTTTAGTGTACCGCAATCAGTGTGAAGGGTTATCCAATACTAAACCAGCGATGGTGATCATATTTATAGCATTACTTGCTAATATTCCTATTAATTATGTTCTAATATATGGCAAGTTAGGATTACCTGCGTTTGGCGGGGTTGGTTGTGGAATTACAGCTGCTATAATTTTTTGGCTCATGTTTGGCTTAATTCGCTTATATACATTAACTACTTCAAGTCAACGTGATATTCGCAAAACAGAATTGACGAAACTGGTTGATTTTAAAGTAATTAAAAATATTGTTATGCTGGGTATACCGCTTGCTCTAGCCTATTTTTTCGAAATGAGCTTATTTGCTGTAGTAGCTTTGCTTATTGCCCCACTAGGTCAAATTACGGTTGCTGCACACCAGATTATCTTTACAATTAGTAGTTTAACGTTTGCAATACCGTTATCTTTAGGTGTGGCATCAAGTATCCGTGTTGGTTATTTGCTAGGTAATATAAAACCATCATTAGCTAAGCAAACTGCATATATTAGTTTAGCCATATCGCTAATAATTGCAGTCGTAGTAGCATTAGTTTTGGTTGTTTTTAGAACACCAATTATTCACATATTCACTGAAGAAGTGGATGTTATTACTATTTGCTTGCAACTTATAATTTTACTTGCTATTTATCAAGCTTCTGACTATCTACAAGTTGTAGCAAGTAACGTATTACGTGGTTATAAAGATACGAAAAGTATTTTTTTCATCACCCTTATCTCTTATTGGGGCGTTGGACTCCCTGTTGGATACATTTTAGGATTAACCGATTTAATCGTGCAGCCAATTGGTGCTGCCGGTTTTTGGATAGGGATTATATTGGGACTAGCAGTTGCTGCTTTCTTACTTATTGCCAGAATGATTTACATTCAAAAGCAACCCACAAATATTATTCTAGAACAAGCATCCAGATAA
- the tkt gene encoding transketolase produces MNATTLSHRELANAIRALSMDGVQKAKSGHPGAPMGMADMAEVLWRGFLKHNPTNPNWADRDRFVLSNGHASMLIYSLLHLTGYNVTIEDLRNFRQLHSKTAGHPEYGYVPGVETTTGPLGQGIANAVGMAIAEKTLAAQFNKSGHTIVDHHTYVFMGDGCMMEGISHEVCSLAGTLKLGKLIAFYDENGISIDGEIDGWFTDDTAKRFEAYGWHVIRAIDGHDAHALKEAIEQAQAVTDKPSLLMCKTVIGFGSPNKAGSHESHGAPLGDAEIEATRKELGWNYPAFEIPKDYYDAWDAKAKGKQIEDGWNTRFDAYAKAFPDLAKEFKRRMNGDLPVNWQQVTKDFINKLQENPATIATRKASQNAIEAFAPSLPEFLGGSADLAPSNLTMWSGSKEILANPNGNYIHYGVREFGMSAIMNGITLHGGFIPYGATFLMFMEYARNAVRMAALMKIRSLFVYTHDSIGLGEDGPTHQPVEQMASLRVTPNVSTWRPCDQVESAIAWQYAIERKDGPTALIFSRQNLKQQDRSTEQLANVYRGGYILNDCTGTPELIIIATGSEVELAVEAYLQLTQIGKKVRVVSMPSTDAFDKQDSAYKESVLPSSVTARLAIEAGISDYWYKYVGLNGEVIGMTTFGESGPADQLFKEFGFTIENVLEKANSLLK; encoded by the coding sequence ATGAATGCAACGACTTTATCTCACCGCGAACTAGCGAATGCGATAAGAGCATTAAGTATGGATGGTGTGCAAAAAGCTAAATCTGGTCACCCAGGTGCACCTATGGGTATGGCCGATATGGCAGAAGTGCTTTGGCGTGGATTTTTGAAACATAATCCTACTAATCCTAATTGGGCCGATCGCGATCGTTTTGTTTTATCAAATGGTCATGCATCTATGTTGATATATAGCTTACTGCATTTAACAGGCTATAATGTAACAATCGAGGACCTTAGAAACTTTCGTCAATTGCATTCAAAAACAGCAGGTCACCCCGAATATGGCTATGTACCTGGTGTTGAAACAACGACAGGTCCATTAGGACAAGGTATTGCTAATGCTGTAGGTATGGCTATTGCTGAAAAAACATTAGCCGCACAATTTAATAAATCTGGTCATACCATTGTTGACCATCATACTTATGTATTTATGGGTGATGGTTGCATGATGGAAGGCATTTCACACGAAGTATGTTCATTAGCGGGGACCCTTAAACTAGGAAAACTCATTGCGTTTTATGATGAAAATGGCATTTCTATCGATGGTGAAATTGATGGTTGGTTTACTGATGATACCGCAAAACGTTTTGAAGCTTATGGTTGGCATGTAATTCGCGCAATTGATGGTCATGATGCTCATGCTTTGAAAGAAGCCATTGAACAAGCGCAAGCAGTAACGGATAAACCGTCTTTGTTAATGTGCAAAACTGTTATTGGTTTTGGATCGCCAAATAAAGCGGGTAGTCACGAAAGTCATGGCGCACCTTTAGGTGATGCTGAAATCGAAGCAACGCGTAAAGAACTTGGTTGGAATTATCCTGCCTTTGAAATTCCGAAAGATTATTACGATGCTTGGGATGCAAAAGCAAAAGGTAAACAAATTGAAGATGGGTGGAATACACGTTTTGACGCTTATGCTAAAGCTTTTCCTGACTTAGCTAAAGAATTTAAACGTCGTATGAATGGCGATCTACCTGTGAATTGGCAACAAGTTACAAAAGATTTTATTAATAAACTACAAGAAAATCCTGCAACTATTGCAACTCGTAAAGCATCACAAAATGCTATTGAAGCATTTGCTCCTTCCTTACCTGAATTTTTAGGGGGATCGGCTGATTTAGCACCAAGTAACTTAACTATGTGGTCAGGCTCAAAAGAAATTTTAGCCAATCCAAATGGTAATTATATCCATTATGGAGTGCGTGAATTTGGTATGTCAGCGATTATGAATGGTATTACGCTGCATGGCGGATTTATTCCTTATGGTGCTACTTTCCTAATGTTTATGGAATACGCACGTAATGCTGTCCGTATGGCAGCGTTAATGAAGATTCGTTCATTATTCGTTTACACTCACGATTCTATTGGTCTAGGTGAAGACGGACCAACGCATCAACCAGTTGAACAAATGGCAAGTTTACGTGTTACACCAAATGTCAGCACTTGGCGTCCATGTGACCAAGTTGAATCAGCTATTGCTTGGCAGTATGCGATAGAGCGCAAAGATGGTCCAACAGCACTAATTTTCTCAAGACAAAATCTTAAACAACAAGATCGTAGTACTGAGCAACTAGCTAATGTTTACCGTGGTGGTTATATTCTTAATGATTGTACTGGCACACCAGAATTAATTATCATTGCCACTGGTTCAGAAGTCGAACTTGCTGTGGAAGCTTATCTCCAATTAACTCAAATTGGAAAAAAAGTACGTGTTGTTTCAATGCCATCAACGGATGCTTTTGATAAGCAAGATAGTGCTTACAAAGAGTCTGTTTTACCATCATCAGTTACTGCTCGTCTAGCTATTGAAGCAGGTATTAGCGATTATTGGTATAAATATGTTGGTCTTAATGGTGAAGTTATAGGTATGACAACATTCGGTGAATCAGGTCCAGCCGATCAACTATTTAAAGAATTTGGATTCACTATTGAAAACGTGCTTGAAAAAGCCAATAGTTTATTAAAATAA
- the tal gene encoding transaldolase has product MSQLDEFKKLTVVVADTGDIDSIKQFSPEDATTNPSLILKAAQLPQYRYLIDSAIKSSKKLGMSKEQQLVNACDQVAVNIGAEILKSVPGRISTEVDARLSFDTQGCIDKARRIIELYQSKGIDKSRILIKIASTWEGIKAAEVLEKEGINCNLTLLFSFAQARACAEVNAFLISPFVGRIYDWYQAKKPIDPYVPDEDPGVVSVRNIFNYYKQHGYKTIVMGASFRKVDQILALAGCDRLTISPNLLAEMQQSTASVTQKLNPNQTIVSRPAPMTEAEFRWQHNSDAMAVEKLAEGIRAFAVDQGKLENMISALL; this is encoded by the coding sequence ATGAGTCAATTAGATGAATTTAAAAAATTAACTGTAGTTGTTGCCGATACGGGAGATATCGATTCAATAAAACAATTTTCACCTGAAGATGCCACAACTAATCCATCCCTGATATTGAAAGCAGCTCAACTGCCTCAATATCGTTATCTGATTGATTCTGCTATAAAATCCTCTAAAAAATTGGGCATGAGTAAAGAACAACAATTAGTTAATGCCTGTGATCAAGTTGCTGTTAATATTGGTGCTGAAATTTTAAAATCCGTTCCTGGACGTATTTCGACTGAAGTAGATGCACGTTTATCATTTGATACACAAGGTTGTATTGATAAAGCACGTCGTATTATTGAACTTTACCAATCAAAAGGTATTGATAAATCACGTATCTTAATTAAAATCGCCTCTACGTGGGAAGGAATTAAAGCTGCAGAAGTATTAGAAAAAGAAGGTATTAACTGTAATTTGACATTACTTTTCTCGTTTGCCCAAGCAAGAGCATGCGCTGAAGTCAATGCCTTTTTAATTTCCCCATTTGTTGGGCGTATCTATGATTGGTATCAAGCAAAAAAACCCATCGATCCTTATGTTCCAGACGAAGATCCAGGTGTCGTTTCGGTTCGTAATATCTTTAACTATTATAAACAGCATGGTTATAAAACGATTGTGATGGGTGCTAGCTTCCGTAAAGTCGATCAAATATTAGCCCTTGCAGGTTGTGACCGTTTAACCATTTCACCTAATTTGCTTGCTGAAATGCAACAATCAACCGCCTCTGTTACACAAAAACTTAATCCAAATCAAACTATAGTCTCTCGACCGGCACCTATGACTGAGGCCGAATTTAGATGGCAACACAATAGCGATGCCATGGCAGTTGAAAAACTTGCTGAAGGTATCCGTGCTTTTGCTGTTGACCAAGGCAAATTAGAAAATATGATCAGTGCATTACTTTAA